A window of Juglans regia cultivar Chandler chromosome 7, Walnut 2.0, whole genome shotgun sequence contains these coding sequences:
- the LOC108989490 gene encoding DExH-box ATP-dependent RNA helicase DExH16, mitochondrial produces MASFLLRRRVLSLGVSRTLRGNMEPIWLPMELRIAALATISDTTRKYSGCTGTTKFDFTDLTRPHTWYPNARRKHRKVILHMGPTNSGKTYHALKQLESSSSGIYCGPLRLLAWEVAKRLNKAKVPCDLITGQEREEVDGAKHKAVTVEMASVTSDYHCAVIDEIQMLGCRTRGFSFTRALLGVSADELHLCGDAAAIPLILEILKVTGDEVEVEFYERLSPLVPSKIPLGSFSQIQTGDCIVTFSRQEIYRLKREIENGGKHLCSVVYGSLPPETRTRQATMFNDASSDFDVLVASDAIGMGLNLNISRIIFSTMKKFDGFEMRDLTVPEIKQIAGRAGRYGSKFPVGEVTCIDAEDLPLLHSSLESPSPTLERAGLFPTFDLMFMYSRVHQTNGLHGILEHFLDNAKLSENYFIADCEGTLKVAAVIDELPLGLHDKYLFCISPVDMDDDISSQGLTQFAQNYANKGIVRLREIFTPGTLKVPKTQAALKELESIHKVLDLYVWLSFRLEDSFPDRDVASSQKAICSLLIEEFLERLGWQKPRARRLPSRRSLGSLLSKDIRPYL; encoded by the exons ATGGCCTCGTTTTTACTTCGTCGAAGAGTTTTGTCTCTGGGCGTTTCTCGCACTCTCCGCG GAAATATGGAGCCCATTTGGCTGCCCATGGAATTGAGGATTGCAGCTTTAGCTACCATTTCTGATACAACGAGAAAGTACAGCGGTTGCACTGGTACCACAAAGTTTGACTTTACAGATCTCAC tcGTCCTCATACATGGTACCCAAATGCTCGAAGGAAACATCGCAAGGTTATCCTGCATATGGGTCCCACAAATAGTGGTAAAACATACCATGCTTTGAAGCAACTTGAGTCAAGTTCGTCTg GCATATACTGTGGTCCATTGAGATTGTTGGCGTGGGAGGTGGCAAAACGGTTGAACAAGGCAAAAGTTCCTTGTGATCTCATTACAGgacaagagagagaggaagttgATGGTGCAAAGCACAAGGCCGTGACAGTTGAGATGGCCAGTGTAACCTCGGACTACCATTGTGCTGTTATTGATGAAATTCAG ATGTTGGGGTGTAGGACAAGGGGTTTTTCATTTACTCGTGCTCTATTAGGAGTCTCTGCTGATGAGCTTCACCTTTGTGGAGATGCAGCCGCTATTCCTCTTATCCTGGAAATACTGAAAGTGACTGGTGATGAGGTTGAG GTTGAATTTTATGAGAGACTTTCACCTCTAGTTCCGTCTAAGATTCCTCTTGGATCCTTCTCTCAAATCCAAACAGGCGATTGTATTGTAACCTTTTCACGTCAAGAGATATACAGACTAAAG AGGGAAATTGAAAATGGGGGAAAGCATCTTTGTTCTGTAGTTTATGGCTCACTGCCACCAGAGACTCGAACTAGACAG GCAACAATGTTCAATGATGCAAGCAGTGACTTTGATGTTCTTGTGGCTAGTGATGCCATTGGGATGGGTCTCAATCTGAACATTTCCAGGATCATATTTTCAACTATGAAGAAGTTCGATGGTTTTGAAATGCGGGATCTTACTGTACCTGAAATCAAGCAAATTGCAG GGAGAGCTGGCCGGTATGGATCAAAATTTCCTGTTGGTGAAGTGACTTGTATAGATGCAGAGGATCTACCCTTACTTCATTCTTCACTCGAATCCCCTTCGCCCACTCTAGAG CGTGCTGGATTATTCCCTACCTTCGATCTCATGTTTATGTATTCACGTGTACACCAAACAAATGGTCTCCATGGGATATTG GAGCATTTTCTGGACAAcgcaaaattatctgaaaattattttattgctgATTGTGAAGGGACATTG AAAGTTGCTGCTGTTATTGATGAGTTGCCCCTGGGGTTGCATGATAAGTATCTGTTTTGCATCAG TCCAGTTGACATGGATGATGATATTTCATCTCAAGGCCTCACACAg TTTGCACAAAATTATGCAAACAAAGGCATAGTTCGGCTGCGAGAAATATTTACACCAGGAACACTGAAAGTGCCAAAAACACAAGCTGCTCTCAAGGAGCTTGAATCCATACACAag GTGTTGGATCTCTATGTTTGGTTGAGCTTCCGATTGGAGGATTCCTTCCCAGATCGTGATGTGGCATCATCACAGAAAGCCATTTGCAGTCT GTTGATCGAGGAGTTCCTGGAAAGACTAGGGTGGCAGAAGCCGAGGGCAAGGAGGTTACCGTCACGTAGAAGCTTAGGGTCTCTGCTATCCAAAGACATCAGGCCATACTTGTGA
- the LOC108989497 gene encoding pentatricopeptide repeat-containing protein At3g22690: MTPMAVTIPLYPLVSSTPISIIPTSQDEQKTTAKDSTPTGSFKNCKTIKELKQRHCRFTKKGLGHSPSSVAKLIAACSEMGTPESLDYARKAFELYNDDEGTTCSLYMYNSLIRGYSSAGLGDEAIFLFVEMFVAGIVPDKFTFPFMLSGCAKVVGFCEGVQAHGVVVKMGLEGDVFIGNSLVHFYAECGKMDYARKVFDAMLDRNVVSWTSLICGYARTGHPEEAVSLFFEMVEAGIRPNSVTMVCVISACAKLKDHELGEKVSAYMGEAGVKLNTLMMNALVDMYMKCGAIDTAKRLFNECVDRNLVLCNTIMSNYVRQGLVRESLAMLGDMLQRGPQPDRVTMLSAISACAQLGDLLFGKQCHGYVLRNGLGGWDNISNAMVDMYMKCGKQQMACRVFDCMSKKNVVSWNSLISGLIRNGDVESAWEIFNEMPESDLVSWNTMITALVQESMFEEAIELFRLMQNEGIKADRVTMMGVASACGYLGALDLAKWVLTYIEKNDIHCDMRLGTALVDMFARCGEPESAMQIFRKMPKRDVSAWTAAIGAMAMEGNGEQAVDLFNEMLRLGVKPDEVVFVALLTACSHGRSVDQGRHLFRSMKEIHGISPQIVHYGCMVDLLSRAGLLEEALDLIKSMPMEPNDVIWGSLLAACRVHKRVEVAAYVAERITELAPERTGIHVLLSNIYASTGNWTEVAKVRLQLKEKGVHKVPGSSSTIINGIIHEFTSCDESHPQKTNISSMLQEINYRVRDEGHVPDLTNIMLDVDEHEKEYLLSQHSEKLAIAFGLISTAQGTPIRVAKNLRMCTDCHSFTKLVSRIYEREIIVRDNNRFHFFRQGNCSCCDYW, from the coding sequence ATGACCCCAATGGCTGTAACCATTCCTCTATATCCTCTGGTCTCTTCCACCCCAATCTCCATAATTCCAACTAGCCAAGATGAGCAGAAGACCACTGCCAAGGACTCCACTCCAACTGGGTCTTTTAAAAACtgcaaaacaataaaagaactCAAGCAAAGGCACTGTCGCTTCACAAAGAAGGGCCTCGGTCACAGTCCCTCTTCTGTGGCCAAGCTTATTGCCGCGTGCTCCGAAATGGGCACCCCAGAAAGCTTAGATTATGCTAGAAAGGCATTCGAATTGTATAATGACGACGAGGGAACTACTTGTTCTTTGTATATGTACAATTCTTTAATTAGAGGTTACTCTTCTGCTGGGCTTGGTGATGAAGCTATCTTTCTTTTTGTAGAAATGTTTGTTGCGGGCATTGTACCCGACAAGTTTACCTTTCCGTTTATGCTGAGCGGGTGTGCGAAGGTTGTGGGGTTTTGTGAGGGAGTTCAAGCTCATGGAGTGGTCGTTAAGATGGGCTTAGAGGGGGATGTGTTTATTGGGAATTCGTTGGTTCATTTCTATGCGGAGTGTGGGAAGATGGATTATGCACGAAAGGTGTTTGATGCGATGCTTGATAGAAATGTTGTGTCATGGACTAGTTTGATTTGTGGTTATGCTAGGACGGGTCATCCGGAGGAGGcagtttctttgttttttgaaatgGTGGAGGCAGGTATTAGACCCAATTCTGTCACAATGGTGTGTGTCATTTCAGCCTGTGCAAAGTTGAAGGATCATGAATTGGGCGAGAAGGTGAGTGCTTATATGGGTGAGGCAGGGGTGAAGCTTAACACTCTTATGATGAATGCGCTTGTTGATATGTACATGAAATGTGGAGCTATTGATACTGCAAAGAGGCTTTTTAATGAATGTGTTGATAGAAATCTGGTTCTATGCAATACTATCATGTCAAACTATGTGCGCCAGGGGCTGGTGAGAGAATCTCTTGCTATGTTAGGTGATATGCTGCAACGGGGACCACAACCTGACAGAGTTACCATGTTATCTGCAATCTCCGCGTGTGCACAATTAGGTGATCTTCTCTTTGGAAAGCAGTGTCATGGTTATGTTTTGAGGAATGGGTTAGGAGGTTGGGATAACATATCTAATGCCATGGTAGACATGTACATGAAGTGCGGGAAACAACAAATGGCCTGCAGGGTTTTTGACTGTATGTCAAAGAAGAATGTGGTGTCGTGGAACTCATTGATTTCAGGTTTAATTAGAAATGGCGATGTGGAGTCAGCCTGGGAGATTTTCAATGAAATGCCAGAGAGTGATCTTGTGTCTTGGAACACGATGATCACTGCTTTGGTCCAAGAGAGCATGTTTGAGGAAGCAATTGAACTTTTCAGGTTGATGCAAAATGAAGGGATTAAAGCAGATAGGGTGACAATGATGGGTGTTGCATCTGCCTGTGGGTATTTAGGAGCTCTTGATCTTGCTAAGTGGGTCCTTACCTACATTGAAAAGAATGATATTCATTGTGACATGCGGCTTGGCACAGCCCTGGTTGACATGTTTGCTAGGTGTGGTGAACCTGAAAGTGCAATgcaaattttcagaaaaatgccTAAGAGAGATGTTTCTGCTTGGACTGCAGCCATTGGAGCAATGGCCATGGAGGGAAATGGGGAACAAGCGGTGGATCTTTTCAATGAGATGCTTCGGCTAGGGGTAAAACCTGATGAAGTAGTCTTTGTGGCGCTATTGACAGCATGCAGCCATGGCAGGTCTGTGGATCAAGGGCGGCATCTTTTCAGGTCAATGAAGGAAATCCATGGAATCTCCCCTCAAATTGTCCACTATGGGTGTATGGTTGATTTACTCAGCCGAGCTGGGTTGTTGGAAGAAGCTCTTGATCTCATTAAGAGCATGCCAATGGAACCTAACGATGTGATATGGGGATCTCTTTTAGCTGCTTGCCGGGTACATAAAAGGGTCGAAGTGGCAGCATATGTAGCTGAAAGGATAACTGAACTGGCTCCTGAGAGGACTGGCATTCATGTTCTTCTGTCAAACATATATGCATCTACTGGGAATTGGACTGAAGTTGCAAAAGTGAGGCTACAATTGAAGGAGAAAGGTGTCCATAAAGTACCGGGATCAAGCTCAACAATCATTAATGGAATAATCCATGAGTTTACCTCTTGTGACGAATCACACCCACAAAAGACCAACATCTCATCAATGCTACAAGAAATAAACTACAGAGTCAGAGATGAAGGCCATGTTCCTGATTTAACAAATATTATGCTTGATGTTGATGAGCATGAGAAAGAGTACTTGCTCAGCCAACATAGTGAGAAATTAGCCATAGCTTTTGGCCTTATCAGTACAGCTCAAGGCACGCCAATTCGTGTTGCTAAGAATCTCCGTATGTGCACTGATTGCCACTCGTTTACCAAACTAGTGTCAAGAATATATGAAAGGGAAATTATAGTTCGAGATAATAACAGGTTCCATTTTTTCCGGCAGGGGAATTGTTCTTGTTGTGATTATTGGTAG
- the LOC109018611 gene encoding calcium-transporting ATPase 8, plasma membrane-type-like, whose translation MEVIRGGRRVEISIFDIVVGDVLPLNIGDQVPADGVVISGHSLAVDESSMTGESKIVHKNSGHPFLMSGCKIADGSGTMLVTSVGINTEWGLLMASISEDTGEETPLQVRLNGVATFIGMIGLSVAVFVLVVLLVRYFTGHTKTTNGTVQFKAGKTKLGDAIDGAIKIVTVAVTIVVVAVPEGLPLAVTLTLAYSMRKMMADKALVRRLSACETMGSATTICSDKTGTLTLNQVNY comes from the exons ATGGAG gTTATTAGGGGTGGCAGAAGAGTTGAGATATCTATATTTGATATTGTTGTCGGCGATGTCTTGCCTCTCAACATTGGTGATCAG GTCCCTGCTGACGGAGTAGTAATTTCTGGTCACTCTCTCGCAGTTGATGAATCAAGTATGACTGGAGAGAGCAAGATT GTTCACAAGAATTCTGGACATCCATTTCTGATGTCTGGCTGCAAAATTGCAGATGGTAGTGGCACCATGCTG gtAACTAGTGTTGGGATCAATACTGAGTGGGGATTACTCATGGCCAGTATTTCAGAAGACACTGGTGAAGAGACGCCATTGCAG GTACGCCTAAATGGTGTTGCGACTTTCATTGGTATGATTGGACTTTCGGTAGCTGTTTTTGTCCTGGTTGTACTTTTAGTCAG ATATTTTACCGGCCATACCAAAACCACAAATGGAACGGTTCAGTTTAAAGCAGGCAAAACAAAACTTGGTGATGCAATAGATGGGGCCATTAAGATTGTTACTGTTGCT GTCACCATCGTAGTAGTTGCAGTGCCTGAAGGGCTTCCGTTAGCTGTTACGTTAAC CCTTGCCTAttcaatgagaaaaatgatggcAGATAAAGCCTTG GTGCGAAGGCTTTCTGCATGTGAGACCATGGGCTCTGCCACAACTATTTGCAGTGATAAGACGGGAACCTTAACTTTGAATCAGGTGAATTATTAA
- the LOC108989430 gene encoding pentatricopeptide repeat-containing protein At3g22670, mitochondrial, whose amino-acid sequence MFSVLQISKLLSYSLSQRKVGIHALPCNFLCNHFCTRIDSTQITESPELPSWVKFGATQSSAAADSDEDFVVPSLAHWVENHRLHDHGKVVKRMLSEAAETDVEKISKILQNRYPSPDNVAQALSGSGFIASKSLVEQLLKRFSNDWILAFGVFKWAKAQTEYRHSPELYDFMVDILGKSKEFHPMWELVEEMNQLGGYVTLVTMGKVMRRLARARRYNEAVEAFRNMVRFGVNKDTTAMDVLMDALVKENSVEHARDVFLEFKGVIPVNSQSFNILIHGWCKARKLDHAKKAMEDMEKHGFQPDVFSYNCFVEAYGREKDFRKVDEILDEMKENGCMPNVVTYTIVMHALGKASQVNEALEVYERMKRNDCVPDASFYSCLIFILGKAGRLKDAHELFEDMKKQGVSRDVLTYNTLISCSCMHSQEETALKLLQKMEEDSCKPDIKTYAPLLKMCCRKKRMKLLYFLLDHMFRNDISIEVGTYSLLVSELCKGGKLEQACLFFEEMVSKGLVPKDCTCKMLMKELEGKKMTKAMEQCEKLMSQAKEERNI is encoded by the coding sequence ATGTTCTCAGTGTTGCAAATTTCCAAGCTTCTCTCGTACTCACTCAGCCAAAGAAAAGTCGGCATCCATGCGCTGCCTTGCAACTTCTTATGCAACCATTTCTGCACCAGGATTGACTCAACCCAAATCACCGAGTCACCGGAGCTTCCAAGCTGGGTCAAGTTCGGCGCGACCCAGAGCTCCGCCGCTGCAGATTCGGATGAGGATTTTGTGGTTCCTTCACTTGCTCACTGGGTTGAGAATCACAGGCTTCATGATCACGGCAAAGTTGTTAAGCGAATGCTAAGCGAAGCTGCCGAAACCGACGTAGAAAAAATCAGCAAAATCCTCCAGAATCGGTACCCATCGCCTGATAATGTAGCTCAAGCTCTAAGTGGTTCTGGTTTTATTGCGTCTAAAAGTTTGGTTGAACAGCTTCTGAAGAGGTTTAGTAATGATTGGATACTGGCCTTTGGAGTTTTCAAATGGGCAAAAGCGCAAACAGAATATAGGCATTCTCCAGAACTATATGACTTCATGGTCGACATCTTAGGAAAATCGAAGGAGTTCCATCCTATGTGGGAGTTGGTAGAGGAAATGAATCAATTAGGAGGTTATGTCACATTGGTCACAATGGGCAAGGTCATGAGAAGGCTTGCAAGGGCTCGAAGGTACAACGAGGCGGTTGAGGCATTTAGGAATATGGTGCGGTTTGGTGTGAACAAAGATACCACAGCCATGGATGTACTAATGGATGCATTGGTGAAAGAGAATAGTGTTGAGCATGCCCGTGATGTTTTCTTGGAGTTCAAGGGAGTGATACCGGTAAATTCTCAATCTTTCAATATTTTGATACATGGATGGTGCAAAGCTAGGAAACTTGACCACGCCAAAAAGGCTATGGAAGATATGGAGAAACACGGGTTTCAGCCTGATGTGTTCTCCTACAATTGTTTTGTCGAAGCATATGGTCGCGAAAAGGATTTTCGCAAAGTGGATGAAATTCTTGATGAAATGAAAGAGAACGGGTGCATGCCTAATGTAGTGACTTACACCATTGTGATGCATGCTCTTGGGAAGGCAAGTCAGGTGAATGAAGCTTTGGAGGTTTATGAGAGGATGAAGAGGAATGACTGTGTTCCTGATGCCTCATTTTATAGCTGTTTGATATTCATTCTTGGTAAAGCCGGTAGGCTAAAAGACGCACACGAATTATTCGAGGACATGAAGAAGCAGGGAGTTAGTCGGGATGTCTTGACGTACAATACCTTGATTTCTTGTTCTTGCATGCATTCGCAAGAAGAGACCGCTTTGAAGTTGCTTCAGAAAATGGAAGAGGATTCTTGCAAGCCAGATATTAAGACCTATGCTCCTCTATTGAAGATGTGCTGCAGAAAGAAGAGAATGAAGCTGCTATACTTCTTGCTAGATCACATGTTCAGAAATGACATTAGCATAGAAGTAGGGACTTACTCGCTTCTGGTGAGCGAGTTATGTAAGGGCGGGAAACTTGAACAGGCTTGCTTATTCTTTGAAGAGATGGTGTCAAAGGGATTGGTTCCGAAGGACTGCACATGCAAGATGCTGATGAAAGAACTCGAGGGCAAGAAGATGACAAAAGCAATGGAACAGTGTGAAAAGTTGATGTCACAGGcaaaagaggaaagaaacaTTTAG